A genomic segment from Actinoplanes sichuanensis encodes:
- a CDS encoding universal stress protein translates to MLTGTIVVATDGTESSRAAVRWAAREADRRGATLRVTHVLDWEWAETRYEFGTGRFSEARKAAEGIARGGVALAHEIVADLPAEIDVLVGNPTSRLLAEADNADLLVLGSRGRGGFASLLLGSVGQRVAVHAKCPVVVIRGRGDVTDGPVAVGFDESPTAERVLRTAFEQAAARRTGLAVIRTYLPALPVYVAGFTAVDVTTPEQDAIERLRFEEQLAPWREKYPDVAVEALLSHDSPAAVLSGVSHGAQLVVVGSHGHGTLAGTLLGSTGLQLLHHADCPVLLDR, encoded by the coding sequence ATGCTGACCGGAACCATCGTCGTCGCCACCGACGGCACCGAATCGAGCAGGGCGGCCGTCCGGTGGGCGGCCCGGGAGGCGGACCGGCGCGGCGCCACACTGCGGGTCACCCACGTTCTGGACTGGGAGTGGGCCGAGACCCGGTACGAGTTCGGCACCGGCCGGTTCAGCGAGGCACGCAAGGCCGCCGAAGGGATCGCCCGGGGCGGGGTGGCGCTGGCCCACGAGATCGTCGCGGACCTGCCCGCCGAGATCGACGTGCTGGTCGGCAACCCCACGTCCCGGCTGCTGGCCGAGGCCGACAACGCGGACCTGCTGGTGCTCGGCAGCCGGGGCCGGGGCGGGTTCGCCAGTCTGCTGCTCGGCTCGGTCGGTCAGCGGGTGGCCGTCCACGCGAAGTGCCCGGTCGTGGTGATCCGGGGCCGCGGCGACGTCACCGACGGCCCGGTGGCCGTCGGGTTCGACGAGTCCCCCACCGCCGAACGGGTACTGCGGACCGCCTTCGAGCAGGCCGCCGCCCGCCGGACCGGGCTCGCCGTGATCCGCACCTACCTGCCGGCGCTGCCGGTCTACGTGGCCGGGTTCACCGCCGTCGACGTCACCACCCCGGAGCAGGACGCCATCGAGCGCCTGCGCTTCGAGGAGCAGCTCGCCCCGTGGCGTGAGAAGTACCCGGACGTCGCCGTCGAGGCGCTGCTCTCGCACGACAGTCCGGCGGCCGTGCTGTCCGGCGTCTCCCACGGCGCGCAACTGGTCGTCGTCGGCAGCCACGGCCACGGAACGCTGGCCGGCACCCTGCTCGGCTCGACCGGCCTGCAACTGCTGCACCACGCCGACTGCCCGGTCCTGCTGGACCGCTGA
- a CDS encoding CASTOR/POLLUX-related putative ion channel: MEDGADPDSVVIKMALALTDNPRRKTGRYHIVGEIQQPGNLEAARLVGRDEANWVLTEDLISRITVQTSRQSGLSVVYTELLDFDGDEIYFTEQPSLVGKTYFETQLAFRQSSVIGFIADGEVLLNPPADHVYRAGDQLIVIAEDDSTVALSAPGAPDVSAVGAAGPVAAHPERALVLGYNRSLHTILAELDEYMEPGSSVTVVTDATVPALRSFENMTVTLTPGDVASRTVLEDLKVQDYPHIIVLADKDHPDPQRADAKSLITLLHLRDLADEAGVRLNVVSEMLDDRNREPAEVARADDFIVSDRLISLMLSQISENAQLADVFQHLFSSAGSEIYLRVAAHYVAPGASVDFYTVLEAARRRGETAIGFSLAAHSQDKSQGYGVTVNPDKSEKRVYGPNDKIIVLAED; the protein is encoded by the coding sequence GTGGAGGACGGCGCCGACCCCGACTCGGTGGTGATCAAGATGGCGCTCGCGCTGACCGACAACCCGCGCCGCAAGACCGGCCGTTACCACATCGTCGGCGAGATCCAGCAGCCCGGAAACCTGGAGGCCGCGCGGCTGGTCGGCCGGGACGAGGCGAACTGGGTGCTCACCGAGGACCTGATCAGCCGGATCACCGTGCAGACCAGCCGGCAGAGCGGCCTGAGTGTGGTCTACACCGAGCTGCTCGACTTCGACGGCGACGAGATCTACTTCACCGAGCAGCCGTCGCTGGTCGGCAAGACGTACTTCGAGACCCAGCTCGCGTTCCGGCAGTCGTCGGTGATCGGGTTCATCGCCGACGGCGAGGTGCTGCTGAACCCGCCCGCCGATCACGTGTACCGGGCCGGTGACCAGCTCATCGTCATCGCCGAGGACGACAGCACGGTGGCGCTCAGCGCTCCCGGCGCACCCGATGTGAGCGCGGTCGGGGCGGCCGGGCCGGTGGCCGCCCATCCGGAGCGGGCGCTGGTGCTCGGCTACAACAGGAGCCTGCACACGATCCTGGCCGAGCTCGACGAGTACATGGAGCCCGGCTCGTCGGTCACGGTGGTCACCGACGCCACGGTGCCGGCGCTGCGGTCGTTCGAGAACATGACGGTCACCCTTACCCCGGGCGACGTCGCCAGCCGGACCGTCCTGGAGGATCTGAAGGTCCAGGACTATCCGCACATCATCGTGCTCGCCGACAAGGACCACCCGGACCCGCAGCGGGCCGACGCGAAGTCGCTGATCACCCTGCTGCACCTGCGTGACCTGGCCGACGAGGCGGGCGTCCGGCTCAACGTGGTCAGCGAGATGCTCGACGACCGCAACCGGGAACCGGCCGAGGTGGCCCGGGCCGACGACTTCATCGTCAGCGACAGGCTGATCAGCCTGATGCTGTCCCAGATCTCGGAGAACGCCCAGCTCGCGGACGTGTTCCAGCACCTGTTCTCGAGCGCCGGCAGCGAGATCTACCTGCGTGTGGCGGCGCACTACGTGGCGCCGGGCGCGTCGGTCGACTTCTACACCGTGCTCGAGGCGGCCCGCCGGCGCGGCGAGACGGCGATCGGTTTCAGTCTGGCCGCGCATTCCCAGGACAAATCCCAGGGGTACGGCGTGACGGTGAATCCGGACAAGTCGGAGAAGCGGGTCTACGGCCCGAACGACAAGATCATCGTGCTGGCCGAGGACTGA
- a CDS encoding histidine phosphatase family protein encodes MAEIVLLRHGQTEWSANGRHTSYTDLPLTSEGERQARAAGERIAGRAFAAVIASPRQRALRTAELAGLTVTEVTEDLAEWNYGEYEGVTTREIHERRPGWSLWADGCPGGESPEQVGERLDRVLSRARDLLTGGDVALIGHGHGLRVAGARWIGLPPAGGGLLRLDTATYSALGFEHDRDPVLASWNAHP; translated from the coding sequence ATGGCGGAGATCGTGCTGCTTCGGCACGGGCAGACCGAGTGGAGTGCCAACGGCAGGCATACGTCGTACACCGACCTGCCGTTGACCTCGGAGGGGGAACGCCAGGCCCGCGCCGCCGGTGAGCGGATCGCGGGGCGTGCGTTCGCCGCCGTGATCGCCAGCCCGCGGCAGCGGGCGCTGCGCACCGCCGAACTGGCCGGGCTCACCGTCACCGAGGTGACCGAGGACCTGGCCGAATGGAACTACGGCGAGTACGAGGGCGTGACCACCCGGGAGATCCACGAGCGGCGGCCCGGCTGGTCGCTGTGGGCCGACGGCTGCCCCGGCGGGGAATCCCCGGAGCAGGTCGGCGAACGTCTCGACCGGGTCCTGTCCCGCGCCCGTGACCTGCTGACCGGCGGCGATGTCGCCCTGATCGGGCACGGGCACGGCCTGCGGGTGGCCGGCGCACGCTGGATCGGTCTGCCACCGGCCGGCGGTGGGCTGCTGAGACTGGACACCGCCACCTATTCCGCGCTCGGTTTCGAGCACGACCGCGACCCGGTCCTCGCCAGCTGGAACGCGCATCCCTGA
- a CDS encoding helix-turn-helix transcriptional regulator: MIAAPAVHILGRADTLADIGRLTSAAAAGRGGVLVISAGPGEGRTALLHAVAAAADDWTVLTATGFDDERDLPYASLQTLLTPLRDRIAGPTPATRDALSNVDGGNPGDPLAVGLAALSLLRTATRTRPVLCLIDDAHLLDPHSWRAVLFAARRIGTERIAIVASVPTGTEPPGLPVHRLAPLGPVDARRLLAGHAPDLAEDVAGTIAEIAAGHPGALIDLVRALTPEQRRGYAPPPETLPLDSPLRRRLAAELDSLPPRTRDLLLLAAAAPDAAPDTLLAAAGSGADDWTLADFAAAEKRALITVTAAGVRFRGPLMRGVAYAEMPVARRRTAHAALAAVLEERGARLPALLHRAAATTGPDADLAKDLAGAARSADPAVAAEAGRFAAALCPTPAEKAGLLLAAARSAWLAGRPHQAGQLIRRIPAAGGTARVRARGLTAEMSLPEGRPGARDVLLDVAAELAESDPGTALEALALAGEAACRPGEQSRYAALARRVAAGQRGDEPPPVALAFHHVAGLACIADGDEEGSFARLRQAVALADRVAEPGPLLRAATAGVLIGDGRRAAALAGRAAVLAREAGASVLVPQALELAALAGMASGDYPAANEAALDGAAVARGTGQPVLAGTHLAVLAVLAALVGDRDTALARIASVPEGPSRPLCEWALALLDMVDGRCPAAAERLLAVVSAPPGPGSALLRVAVVPHLLETAAQAGVRAAVEPVATTFDRWAGRTGQPNWLALRDRCRALRADDGESAAGHFETALRHEGEAGFPRAHTELLYGRSLRRRRRNVEARTHLRRAAETFQLLDAAPWAEQSVRELRAAGERVETPPPAGPALTAQQERIAALVAGGATNREVAQELHLSPRTVDHHLRNVFTRLGVRSRTEMARLLSQA; the protein is encoded by the coding sequence ATGATTGCTGCACCGGCAGTGCACATACTTGGGCGGGCCGACACTCTGGCCGACATCGGCCGCCTGACCTCGGCGGCCGCGGCCGGGCGCGGCGGTGTCCTGGTGATCTCCGCCGGTCCCGGCGAGGGCCGGACGGCACTCCTGCACGCGGTCGCCGCCGCGGCCGACGACTGGACGGTGCTCACCGCGACCGGCTTCGACGACGAGCGCGATCTCCCGTACGCGAGCCTGCAGACCCTGCTCACGCCGCTGCGCGACCGGATCGCCGGCCCGACCCCGGCGACGCGCGACGCGCTGTCGAACGTCGACGGCGGCAACCCCGGCGATCCACTCGCGGTGGGCCTCGCCGCGCTGTCCCTTCTTCGTACGGCCACCCGCACCCGCCCGGTGCTGTGCCTGATCGACGACGCCCACCTGTTGGATCCGCACTCGTGGCGGGCCGTCCTGTTCGCCGCCCGCCGGATCGGCACCGAACGGATCGCGATCGTCGCGAGCGTCCCGACCGGTACCGAACCGCCGGGTCTCCCGGTGCACCGGCTCGCCCCACTCGGCCCGGTCGACGCCCGCCGCCTGCTCGCCGGGCACGCCCCCGACCTGGCCGAGGACGTCGCCGGCACGATCGCCGAGATCGCCGCCGGACACCCGGGCGCCCTGATCGACCTGGTCCGCGCCCTGACCCCGGAACAGCGCCGTGGCTACGCTCCCCCACCGGAGACCCTGCCCCTCGACAGTCCGCTACGCCGCCGCCTCGCCGCCGAACTGGACTCCCTCCCGCCGCGCACCCGTGACCTGCTGCTCCTCGCCGCCGCAGCTCCGGACGCCGCCCCGGACACGCTGCTCGCCGCGGCCGGGTCGGGGGCGGACGACTGGACGCTGGCCGATTTCGCCGCCGCCGAGAAGCGGGCCCTGATCACGGTCACGGCCGCGGGTGTCCGCTTTCGCGGGCCGTTGATGCGCGGGGTCGCGTACGCCGAGATGCCTGTCGCCCGCCGCCGGACCGCCCACGCCGCGCTGGCCGCCGTGTTGGAGGAACGCGGCGCCCGCCTGCCCGCGCTGCTGCATCGGGCCGCGGCGACCACCGGCCCCGACGCGGACCTGGCGAAAGACCTGGCCGGTGCCGCGCGATCGGCGGATCCGGCGGTCGCCGCGGAGGCCGGACGGTTCGCGGCGGCGCTGTGCCCCACCCCGGCCGAGAAGGCCGGGCTGTTGCTGGCGGCGGCCCGTTCGGCCTGGCTGGCGGGCCGCCCGCACCAGGCCGGGCAGTTGATCCGGCGAATCCCGGCGGCGGGTGGCACCGCCCGGGTCCGGGCTCGCGGCCTGACCGCCGAGATGAGCCTGCCGGAGGGCCGCCCGGGCGCCCGCGACGTGCTCCTGGACGTGGCGGCCGAGCTGGCCGAATCCGATCCGGGCACGGCCCTGGAGGCGCTGGCACTGGCCGGTGAGGCGGCGTGCCGTCCCGGGGAGCAGAGCCGTTATGCGGCATTGGCCCGGCGGGTCGCGGCCGGGCAGCGTGGTGACGAACCGCCGCCGGTGGCGCTGGCGTTTCATCACGTCGCCGGGCTGGCCTGCATCGCCGACGGCGACGAGGAGGGGTCGTTCGCCCGGCTGCGGCAGGCGGTGGCGCTGGCCGACCGGGTCGCCGAGCCGGGCCCGCTCCTGCGTGCCGCGACCGCCGGTGTCCTGATCGGTGATGGCCGCCGGGCCGCCGCGCTGGCCGGTCGGGCCGCGGTCCTGGCCCGGGAGGCGGGGGCGTCGGTGCTGGTCCCGCAGGCGTTGGAGCTAGCGGCGCTGGCCGGGATGGCGTCCGGCGACTACCCGGCCGCGAACGAGGCCGCACTGGACGGCGCGGCGGTGGCCCGCGGCACCGGACAGCCGGTGCTGGCCGGTACGCACCTCGCGGTACTGGCGGTGCTCGCCGCGCTGGTCGGTGACCGGGACACCGCGCTGGCCCGGATCGCGTCGGTGCCGGAGGGCCCGTCCCGGCCGCTGTGCGAATGGGCGCTCGCGCTGCTCGACATGGTCGACGGGCGCTGCCCGGCCGCCGCCGAACGCCTGCTCGCGGTGGTGTCCGCGCCGCCCGGACCGGGCTCGGCGCTGTTACGGGTGGCGGTGGTGCCGCATCTGCTGGAGACCGCGGCGCAGGCGGGCGTGCGGGCCGCGGTGGAGCCGGTGGCGACCACTTTCGACAGGTGGGCCGGGCGCACCGGCCAGCCGAACTGGCTGGCGCTGCGCGACCGCTGTCGGGCGCTGCGCGCCGACGACGGAGAATCCGCGGCGGGTCATTTCGAGACGGCGCTGCGGCACGAGGGCGAGGCGGGTTTCCCTCGGGCCCACACCGAGCTGTTGTACGGCCGATCGCTGCGCCGCCGCCGCCGGAACGTGGAGGCCCGTACCCACCTGCGCCGGGCCGCCGAGACGTTCCAGCTGCTGGACGCCGCCCCGTGGGCCGAGCAGAGCGTCCGTGAGCTGCGCGCCGCCGGGGAGCGGGTGGAGACCCCACCACCGGCCGGTCCCGCGCTGACCGCCCAGCAGGAGCGGATCGCGGCCCTGGTCGCCGGGGGCGCCACCAACCGCGAGGTGGCCCAGGAACTGCACCTGAGCCCGCGCACGGTCGACCATCATCTACGCAATGTCTTCACCCGCTTGGGCGTCCGCTCCCGGACCGAGATGGCCCGGTTGCTGTCTCAGGCCTGA
- a CDS encoding alpha/beta hydrolase family protein: MTSRVLRWLAVTATAITLSTGTAVAAQAADNPYERGPAPTLAALQASRGPYAVSTTSVSRLVATGFGGGEIYYPTSTADGTFGAIAISPGFTAYWSSISWLGPRLASHGFVVIGIETLTTADQPDSRGDQLLAALDYLTQRSSVRTRIDSSRLAVAGHSMGGGGSLEAAGDRPSLQAAVPLAPWNLDKSWTELRVPTLIVGGESDTIAPVSSHSIPFYTSIPAAAEKSYLELNNASHFFPQTTNTPTAVQAVSWLKRFVDNDTRYDQFICPGPSSTSISDYRSSCPLS; the protein is encoded by the coding sequence GTGACATCCCGAGTCCTTCGCTGGCTGGCCGTCACGGCCACCGCCATCACCCTCAGCACAGGTACCGCCGTGGCCGCGCAGGCCGCCGACAACCCGTACGAGCGGGGCCCCGCACCCACCCTCGCCGCCCTGCAGGCCTCCCGTGGACCGTACGCGGTCAGCACCACCTCGGTGTCCCGCCTGGTCGCCACCGGCTTCGGCGGCGGTGAGATCTACTACCCGACCAGCACCGCCGACGGCACCTTCGGTGCGATCGCGATCTCGCCCGGGTTCACCGCCTATTGGTCGAGCATCTCCTGGCTCGGCCCGCGGCTGGCCTCGCACGGTTTCGTGGTCATCGGCATCGAGACGCTGACCACCGCCGACCAGCCCGACTCCCGCGGCGACCAGCTGCTGGCCGCTCTCGACTACCTGACCCAGCGCAGCTCGGTGCGGACCCGCATCGACTCCAGCCGGCTCGCGGTGGCCGGGCACTCGATGGGTGGCGGCGGCAGCCTCGAAGCCGCCGGCGACCGGCCCTCGCTGCAGGCGGCCGTCCCGCTGGCCCCGTGGAACCTGGACAAGTCGTGGACCGAGCTGCGGGTGCCGACCCTGATCGTCGGCGGTGAGAGCGACACGATCGCGCCGGTCTCCTCGCATTCGATCCCGTTCTACACCAGCATCCCGGCGGCGGCCGAGAAGTCGTACCTGGAGCTGAACAACGCCAGCCACTTCTTCCCGCAGACCACCAACACCCCGACCGCGGTGCAGGCGGTGTCCTGGCTGAAGCGGTTCGTCGACAACGACACCCGCTACGACCAGTTCATCTGCCCCGGCCCGAGCAGCACCTCGATCTCGGACTACCGCAGCAGCTGCCCGCTCAGCTGA